The genomic stretch ttgaaaaatgtaGTCATGGATAAATCCTTTTCAGATCATGATGAATACGTCATggatttttcaaatttaaacgATTTGAAAAAGGCAAGAGGTatgaatttatatttgaaaaaaagtttatGGAAATTAGGTATccaatataaaaaattattattgatcgCTATAAAGGCTGACGCCATTTGTGGTAATACAAAGGAATCTAGTTTGAATTCTAGTATagattttctttaattcgTTTCGTTCCTTGCATTCTCCTCCCTCTCTCATTCTCTTCTTTCTTTCCCCCTCTTTCACTTcttattttgtatatttttttttttattttattttatcctCTCTTCCTTTCTATTTATTTGGTCGtttctatttattttataattctcaatttagatatatatatatatatatatatataaaaatatcaattttttttatataccacatataattaataattcaatttgcatcataaaaagaaaatgtaaaaatgtttaaaaaaatgttgtttttttatttttaatgtttatattcattttcacAATTTATTTGCCTATGATAtttatcttattttttgaattcaTCTTTTGAATGTAGAAATTGTAAacttaaatataaatttcccctaaagaattttacaaatactCTCATTCTTCACGTCCAAGTTTCGAACACTGGACATTCTTCACAAAGGACAAGCGTTTTAatagtttattattaatttatattcatttattcCTTCTAATGTCGTATTTGCCGCTATCATAGTTTTAaaggataaaaaatttgcaaaaaaaataatctaaATCTCTTTGTAAAACGGTTCATCCTTATGCAGGGGAACTGCTGATCATCTCTGTATTGTTTCAAATTGACCAAATGTCTACGGAGGGTTACTCCGTAAACAaatgttttgaaaaaaaacacataCATATCGAAATTACTAATCACATGAAAAAATTAcgtttaaatttaaaattactaATATGAAATTATAAGTTCctaatctttttttttattattattcgttttcttttatttgttatatttttattttttttgttttttaacCTAAATATTAACTCTAACGACAAAGTTAAAAGTTGATGGAAAATCTTTATAGTGTAATTGAAATTCCggaatgatattattattaataaggCAATTTCCCACCAGcaatcatattattatcgtaaacaataaaacaacaatttatttcaaaggtttttttttgtcataTATCGTTTAACCATAAACCACCCATCATGCTAGATATTTTGCCCAATGaagtatttgaatatatagTTTCAATGCTTGCTCAAGAAGATAAAACTTCATTGATGTATTTAAACAAGAAAATGTACCTTCAAATCTGTCCCTTACTGTATAGAAACATATATCTCAATGAAAGATTTTATGTTCCTGTAGATTTGGATTCAACGTTTGGTACACATTATTGGTCTGTCTTATACTTTCGTTTTGATTCCAACTCCAATGATCCAATACTGGCAAAAGAAAAAGCAAGTTATAAATTTAGTTGTCTAGTAAGATCATTGTTTTCCAATACtgaattattcaaattgatTAGAAGAGTTCATTGTAATTGGAATCTTGATCAAGATATCTTTAGACATTTCattcatcttttaattcaatttgcTGATAATTTACAAGAGGTAgacaattttttaaaagtagaTATCagtaatttattaatacaaaaatcatctcaattaatttcattaacaATACCACCTCCTTCTGTTTtaccaaataaaattttagctaatgaacaatatttttccaCTATCCGTTCAATTTGTAATCATTATAATTTCGATAATTTGCAAAGTTTAACCATTCATCCAAATTCTTTAACATTTTTCCCCAAATTATCACATCCtcttaaaataaaatctttatCCTTAAATTTAAGACCTGATACTCATATTGCAGAAGGAAATCCAAACACTTTACCAATACAACTTCATTATTATGATATCTTTGATGTAAATAGTataaaagaattggaaattttaTCTTGGTATGATGATTCTATTACTTCACTAGATTTATATGAAATGTGGAATTTAAATGACTTTTGGGAATTCCATAATATTGAGAATTTAGTACTTCTATCATTATTTAGTAATACAGTTTTTCTTGAGAATTGTATAACcaatttctattatttaaagaaattaaaagttgATTATATGTTTGATAGTACAGTTTCCTTAGCGACAATTAATTCAATGGCAAATAATCGTTGTTCAAAAACAATCgaatatatagatattaaatttgttgATGTAGATCCTCCACTGTTATCAATCGATCAAGATGAAATCTCCATGTTTAGATTACATTTAAATTGTAAATGTGATGATTGCCAATTCAcattcaaaaatatcatattaaaaaaatatttcccCACGCAGgatacttttattattaaagattatgAAGATGtaaaacaaagaaattttattcaacAAATGTTTAGATTATATCCAATTATTCCATATTCTCAAGGTTATAATGAATATCCAGCTATTGGATTTAATATGAAACCATTAAGTGATTTtgtagaaaaaataaacgaattattaaaattatctatAAATGATACAAGAGCATTAACTGTTGAAGacattagaaaaatatattttgtgaTTATACATTCCTATAAAAGATCGtatgatatatttttaagaaatttcccaaatttgaaattcttaATTCTAAATGATTTACCTACCAAAATTACAAGTCTTAATGATCAAAAATGTAATATTCCCTTATTCCATTGTGAAGATTATAAAAGTAACCAAGTGTATGAAATTGTAGATGctaattcattattcaGCTGATAACTTAAATCAACTTATTTCTTCAGATAAACATTATGGATTATAGCCATTTCTTGATAGAGACCtcttatattatataaatattagaaataaattcaaaaaaaataaaaaaaaaagaacaaaaacATTGTTAATGCCAATCTCTTTTTGTTAATGACATACCAATTTTCTTCTTAACTATATCCATTGTAGCTATAGCATCTTCTGAACTATCATGTTCACCTGTTTGGATTCTTCTacttaaatattcaaaagaaagattctttaatgatgttttaaatttacctttttggaaaataattgCGGTAtctataattttcttaTGGGTTATACGCATTACATTCAAATCATTTTCCAGGCCATGACCAATTAAGATACTGTTTCGGTTAATTAAAgctttatttaaaattctaCCCACCAATTCTTCGTAACTAATGGAATTTATAAAGTCATCATCACGAACACCGCTGAAAAGAGTATTTAAATCGATAACTTCTCCTAATGGTTTTACAATTTCATCAAGAAGTATTTGAGAAGtgaaaaaatcaacaaTTGTTAAACGAATCATTTCGTAACCTTTCGAAGTAAATGCCATTTCACAATCTAGTGCTAAAACATTTGAATCTCCATCTATTGTTTCAGTGCTCGTGAAAACAGATATTTCTCGAAGTTCTGAGTAAGTAGATCCTCTAAAGACATGATGTAAATGAGTTTTGCATCCTAATCTCATCAAAGAAGTGGATGTAGATGATTCCCCACAACATGGAtatgttgttgttttagTTTCCCGAtcatattgtttttttaaaatatggTATTTACACAAAGTCTTCtccataatttttttcttttcaaatttcatGTTGCATCTATCACACGATACATGAGTGGAAACTATCTCTACAGATGGATAATCAAACACGTCCATTATGTAACCATTATCTActaaagattttttatcatgTATTAACTTATTTAACTTTTCCATTATCTGTGGAACAGTTATATTAGGGTCAGCATCGCCAATATTTGTAACTTGATCACCAATTTTACGTTTAAGGACTGATTTACCTGCGAtctttatttgataaaaatcaCCTTTAGCTTTGTTTAAATCTCTAAAGAGAACGCTCATATTAAACCTATAGCTTTGACCAGAGGGACTCTTTTTAGCTACGCATGATTCCATATAAATGGCTAGCTTCTCCAGATTACCTTTGGTGTTAGGTCTCAAACGTTGCATCAATTCTAACAGCTtatgaagaattttatttctttccTGATATGGTGCCGGCTGACTTGTTAAATCTACGGGCCTTATTAATGCATTTTTGCTCATTATAACAGTAAAAGTCACACAATTATAAAGAAGTACGTTTAGAGGCTGATTAGTCAATATGTGCGATAATTAAGCTCATCAGTTACTCTTTTCTCCCAACTGATTAatctatttattatattagtTTTTGTATAACAAATAAGAGACTTAAAGAGTAAAGATATAACGATTAATGTATTCTATCTATGGGAAAATTTTAAGTGTGTTCACAACTATGTATTGCTCGCATTCCGCCATTTTCATATCTTGTATGCATACATATTCTTAAATCCATActattttactttattcACGTGGACCTAAACAAAAGGTAGTTTGCGGGTAACTTCGGAACATTTACAAATTTTCAGATACCGAAAGAGATGAGATGTGATGagctgaaaaaaaaatttaagatCTGTAAATAGTGCTATAGAAAGAATGTAACAAAGGAATTAGCATTTATCATAGAATAAACTAAAATTTTCTTCCAGctaaaatattaacataTTTAGCTTCTCCtattactaaaaaaaagtttaaaacaaaagagTGTACTTCTATTAGTAGCTGGAAGCAAAATGAGttccaataatattttcttaaatcTGAATGAAGTTTCGAAGAGACACCAAGTTTACAATGACACATTACCGGCTCAAAAACTggataatttatatttgttcGATACTTCTCTAACAGCTGataagaatttgaaaaatttaagttTATCTGCTTTGAAACAACCTGCTACATTAGGAcatgtttttatttataatgaGATATTCTTAGAAGTAGTTTCACGCTGGGTATTCCAAATGGAAAGATCATCTTCTGTAGAAGTATTCGATGCTGTTGCTAGAACAATCACTGTTTATCCTTTATCTCAACCATTTATTGAAGATTTTTTAGATCGAGAAAATGAGCGCTTTATTACCATTTTACAAAACCCATCTTCccaagatgaaaaaaatttgcataaaattttattagcaTACTATAGACTATTATACCATAACACCGATATTTTCactaaatatattaatccGGATATTTTATATACCCTTATTTCTAAGAATGATGTAAGTGatttgattaaatttttgaCGATAAAAGTTTTGGGTTACTATTTAAATATGGCAGAACATGCATTCACCAACACTTTAAAAACACACATTCCTCATGATGACCCAATTAATGGTTTTTATGAATATGATACCAATGTAAATTATAgatttttagaattaaatgaagCTAAGAGATTTTCTgaatattccaaattacCTCAAATTACCGaaacatttattaaagacaccacaaatgaatattttaccATTGATCCACAATTCTTAACGAAACAAGTAGTATCTATATGTGGTGTAATTGTCCCAAGATCAACTTCTGAATTTAATTCCTCACTATCTACAAAAGATCCCTCCTCTGAATTTACCTGGGTACCAACTGATAAAGCTATATCCACCTTACGTAAATTAGGCTCTTCAATACAAAAGTCAAATCCTGTTATGCTAATTGGTAGAGCCGGTGCAGGTAAAACGTTTCtgattaatgaattaagtAAGTATGTTGGTTGCCAAGATTCAATAGTTAAGATTCATTTAGGAGAACAAACCGATgccaaattattaatcgGTACTTATACTTCTGGTGAAAAGCCTGGTACTTTTGAATGGAGAAATGGTGTTCTAACAACAGCTGTAAAAGAAGGAAGATGGGTCTTAATTGAAGACATTGATAAGGCACCAACCGAAGTACTTTCTATTCTTTTAACTTTATTAGAGAAACGTGAATTAACAATTCCATCAAGAGGCGAGGTTGTAAAAGCTGCCAATGggtttcaattaatttctaCCGTTCGTGTTTCTGAAgaaaatgtaaaaaaagGTAAAGATTTAGAATATGTGCCTAACATTATCGGTATGAGAATTTGgaaaacaatttatttagaaGAGCCATCTAATGATGATCTTTATTCCATTCTGtctaataattataaagtTTTATCTCTATTAATACccaaattaattaaaacatatgaagatattaaaaacgTTTACTTAGACCCAAGATTTATATCTCTTAACAGAGGTGCTCATTCAAGAACAGTATCTGTGAGAGATTTAGTGAAGCTTTGTAAAAGGTTAAACATAttgtttgaaaataatggcATTACTAAACCTAATCAATTGATAGAAACTACTATTTACGATAACATCTTCGCAGAAGCTGCAGATTGTTTCGCCGGTGCTATTAGTGAACCTAGGGCTTTAGAGCCATTAATTCATGTAATTGGTACCTCATTAGAAATACCGGCATCTcgtattaatttattcttaaCTAAGCATATTCCTAATTTTGAAACTAATGATGATACTATTAAAATTGGTAGGGCTGTTCTAAATAAGTCTCAGTTGTCATTACAAAGAAAATCTATGAATAGCACATCGTTTGCTACAACAAACCATTCTTTACGATTAATGGAGCAAATTTCATTAGCTGTTCAAATGTCTGAGCCAGTACTTCTTGTTGGTGAAACCGGTACTGGGAAAACTACGGTTGTACAACAAATTGCAAAACTAGTAAATAAACCTTTAACTGTTATAAACGTTTCTCAACAAACTGAAACTGGTGATTTACTGGGTGGATACAAGCCAGTAAACTCAAAAACTGTAGCTATTCCCattcaagaaaattttgaaactCTATTTGCTGCAACTTTCTCTGTCAAAAAGAATGagaaattttacaaaatgcTTCATAGATGCTTTAATAAGAATCAATGGAAAAACGTCGTTAGATTGTGGAATGAAGCTTTTAAGATGGCTAAAAGTATTTTAGATATGAATAACGACTCTACTGTAGTCAAcgagaagaaaaagaaacgcAAACTTcattcaaatgataaaaagttATTGTTTGAAAAGTGGGTTGTATTTCAAGATATGGTCAGAAAGTTTGAAGCCCAAGCTAGCACACTGGAAGgctcttttatttttaatttcgtCGAAGGTTCTCTTGTGAAAGCTGTTAGAAATGGTGAGTGGTTATTACTGGATGAAGTTAATCTTGCTTCTGCAGATACATTAGAAAGCATTTCtgatttattatctgaAGCTAACTCTAGAAGTATTCTTTTATCCGAAAAAGGTGACGCAGAACCTGTAAAGGCTCATCCTGAATTTAGAATCTTTGCTTGTATGAACCCTGCAACTGACGTTGGTAAGAGAGATTTACCATCTGGTATCAGGTCAAGATTTACTGAAATTTATGTACATTCACCAGACCGTGATATCAATGATTTGTTAACGATTATTGATAGATATATTGGAAAATACAGTGTTAGTGATGAGTGGGTTGGGAATGATATTGCTGAACTTTATATCGAAGCTAAGAAATTAGCTgaagataatattatcGTTGATGGTGCAAATCAAAAACCTCATTTTAGTATCCGTACTCTAACAAGAACTTTGCTGTATGCTTGTGATATTATTCCAATTTATGGCTTGCGCCGTTCCTTGTATGATGGGTTTTGTATGAGTTTTCTCACTTTATTAGATCAAAAATCTGAAAATATGTTAATACctataattgaaaaatatacagTTGGAAGATTAAAAAACATGAAATCTGTTATGTCACAGGCTCCAATGTCGCCTGGGGAAGattatattcaattcaaGCATTATTGGATGAAGAAAGGTAACGAAGAAATACAAGATCAAGCTCATTACATCATTACTCCTTTTGTTGAgaaaaatttgttaaatctGGTGAGAGCCACATCAGGTAAGAGATTTCCTATCCTTGTTCAAGGTCCAACCTCTGCTGGTAAAACAAGTATGATTAAACATCTTGCAGATGTCACTGGTCACAAATTCGTGCGTATTAATAATCATGAGCATACTGACTTGCAAGAATATCTTGGTACCTATGTTACAGATGATACCGGAAAATTATCATTCCGTGAAGGTATATTGGTGGAAGCACTAAGAAAAGGGTATTGGATTGTTCTCGATGAGCTAAATTTAGCACCAACTGATGTCCTTGAAGCATTGAATAGATTATTGGATGATAATAGAGAATTATTCATACCTGAAACACAAGAGGTAGTTCATCCTCACCCTAACTTCATGCTATTTGCTACTCAAAATCCTCCAGGTATTTATGGGGGACGTAAAGTTCTTTCAAGAGCTTTCAGAAATCGTTTTTTAGAGTTACACTTTGATGATATCCCACAAGATGAGTTAGAAATTATCCTTCGTGAACGTTGCCAAATCGCCCCTTCTTATGCCAAGAAAATTGTTGAAGTATATAGACAACTTTCTATTGAGCGTTCAGCTTCTCGTTTATTTGAACAAAAGAATAGTTTTGCCACATTACGTGACTTGTTCCGCTGGGCTTTGCGTGATGCTATAGGCTACGAAGAATTAGCAGCCAATGGGTATATGCTACTTGCTGAACGGTGTAGAACTACTCAAGAAAGAGTTCTCGTTCAAAATGTCTTACAAAAAGTGATGAAAGTTAAATTGAATATGCAATCCTACTACTCATCTTTGGAAAACAAAGATCTATATTCAATTCCTAGCAGTGTGATTTGGACAAATGCAATGAAACGTTTGGCTGTACTAGTTGAGTCTTGTTTAAAGAATAACGAGCCTGTCTTATTAGTTGGTGAAACTGGTTGTGGTAAAACAACAATTTGCCAATTGTTATCAGCGTTTATGggaaaagaattaatttcgTTAAATGCTCATCAAAATACAGAAACTGGTGATATTCTTGGAGCTCAGAGACCAGTACGTAACAGATCAGAATTACAGTATAAACTTATcaacaaattaaaagagGTATTACAGTTACCAACGGATGAAATTGAAGGACTTGACGTTGACACAATGTTTGAACTTTATGAAAAATCAGATAAATCACTTATTTCTGAAgttaatattcaatatatcaaaaattgtaaagaaaaattgaatattctGTTTGAATGGTCTGACGGTCCACTAATCCAGGCTTTAAAGGCTGgtaacttttttttactgGATGAAATTTCTTTAGCAGATGATTCTGTTCTAGAGAGACTTAACAGTGTTTTGGAACCAGAGAGAAGTTTGCTATTGGCCGAAAAGGGATCATCTGATAGTTTAATAACTGCTAAGGAAGgctttcaatttttttctacaaTGAATCCAAGTGGTGATTATGGTAAAAAAGAACTTTCTCCCGCTTTGAGAAACCGTTTCACTGAGATTTGGGTACCATCTATGGAGGACTTCAATGATGTGAAATTAATAGTTAGTTCCAAACTCTCCCCTCCATTAAAAGAACATGCAAACTCAATTGTTGATTTTTCAGAATGGTttgcaaaaaaatttggtgGTGGTAATGTAACAAGCGGTGTGATTTCTTTACGTGATATTTTAGCCTGGGTTGAATTTATGAATAAGTCCTTTACAAAGGTAAATAATGGGGCTGCTGTATTAACTCATGGTGCATTAATGGTTTTCATTGATGCTCTTGgtactaataatactgCATATCTGGCAGAAAATGAATCTCATCtcaaatctttaaaacTTGAATGTATCAGCGTCCTATCTaaaatatctaatattaaaatctcCCATTATAtctataataaaattgatgtTGCTTTTTCTCCAGATACATTAACAATAGGCTTATTTTCCTTAAATAGAAACATCGATGAGTGTTCCATTCCAGCATTTGATTTGAATGCTCCAACTACTGCAGCAAACATGATGCGAGTAGTACGTGCAATGCAAGTACATAAACCTATCCTATTAGAAGGGAGCCCTGGTGTCGGTAAAACAAGTTTGATTACAGCATTGGCTGAGATGACTGGTAACAAACTGACCCgtattaatttatctgAACAGACCGATCTTGTAGATTTAT from Henningerozyma blattae CBS 6284 chromosome 4, complete genome encodes the following:
- the TBLA0D03950 gene encoding uncharacterized protein (similar to Saccharomyces cerevisiae YDR131C; ancestral locus Anc_8.298) — its product is MLDILPNEVFEYIVSMLAQEDKTSLMYLNKKMYLQICPLLYRNIYLNERFYVPVDLDSTFGTHYWSVLYFRFDSNSNDPILAKEKASYKFSCLVRSLFSNTELFKLIRRVHCNWNLDQDIFRHFIHLLIQFADNLQEVDNFLKVDISNLLIQKSSQLISLTIPPPSVLPNKILANEQYFSTIRSICNHYNFDNLQSLTIHPNSLTFFPKLSHPLKIKSLSLNLRPDTHIAEGNPNTLPIQLHYYDIFDVNSIKELEILSWYDDSITSLDLYEMWNLNDFWEFHNIENLVLLSLFSNTVFLENCITNFYYLKKLKVDYMFDSTVSLATINSMANNRCSKTIEYIDIKFVDVDPPLLSIDQDEISMFRLHLNCKCDDCQFTFKNIILKKYFPTQDTFIIKDYEDVKQRNFIQQMFRLYPIIPYSQGYNEYPAIGFNMKPLSDFVEKINELLKLSINDTRALTVEDIRKIYFVIIHSYKRSYDIFLRNFPNLKFLILNDLPTKITSLNDQKCNIPLFHCEDYKSNQVYEIVDANSLFS
- the REX3 gene encoding RNA exonuclease (similar to Saccharomyces cerevisiae REX3 (YLR107W); ancestral locus Anc_8.296) yields the protein MSKNALIRPVDLTSQPAPYQERNKILHKLLELMQRLRPNTKGNLEKLAIYMESCVAKKSPSGQSYRFNMSVLFRDLNKAKGDFYQIKIAGKSVLKRKIGDQVTNIGDADPNITVPQIMEKLNKLIHDKKSLVDNGYIMDVFDYPSVEIVSTHVSCDRCNMKFEKKKIMEKTLCKYHILKKQYDRETKTTTYPCCGESSTSTSLMRLGCKTHLHHVFRGSTYSELREISVFTSTETIDGDSNVLALDCEMAFTSKGYEMIRLTIVDFFTSQILLDEIVKPLGEVIDLNTLFSGVRDDDFINSISYEELVGRILNKALINRNSILIGHGLENDLNVMRITHKKIIDTAIIFQKGKFKTSLKNLSFEYLSRRIQTGEHDSSEDAIATMDIVKKKIGMSLTKRDWH